A window from Cryobacterium sp. SO1 encodes these proteins:
- a CDS encoding ABC transporter ATP-binding protein codes for MRTSSDTAIQAFQLVKSFGSTLALDGVSFTVPRGSVFGVIGPNGAGKTTIMRALLDLIRLTSGRATLLGTDSRNAGPELRLRIGFLPGELILEGRVTGRRLLRHYANLSGPVRTGRVDELAERLGLDLDRTVRTLSKGNKQKLGIVQAFMHQPDLLVLDEPTSGLDPLMQQEFLALVSEARDAGQTVFLSSHVVSEIQQAADEVAILRDGRIITVAGVEAVRDTAIRHLRLSATGLTIADLEGRLVNLAGMDELDCRPTETGAEATAVFSGAITPFVQAIATLSLTDLVIEEPDLEEAVLRLYSAPEARP; via the coding sequence ATGCGAACGTCCTCCGATACCGCCATCCAGGCATTCCAGCTGGTCAAGAGTTTCGGCAGCACGCTCGCCCTCGACGGGGTGAGTTTCACCGTTCCTCGCGGCAGCGTTTTCGGGGTGATCGGGCCCAACGGCGCCGGCAAGACCACCATCATGCGGGCGCTGCTCGACCTGATCCGGCTCACCTCCGGGCGGGCGACCCTGCTCGGCACCGATTCCCGCAACGCCGGCCCCGAGCTCCGTCTCCGGATCGGCTTCCTGCCCGGTGAGCTGATCCTGGAGGGCCGGGTCACCGGCCGGCGGCTCCTCCGCCACTACGCCAACCTCTCCGGCCCGGTGCGTACCGGCCGGGTCGACGAGCTGGCCGAGAGGCTCGGCCTGGACCTGGACCGCACGGTGCGCACCCTCTCCAAGGGCAACAAACAGAAACTGGGCATCGTGCAGGCGTTCATGCACCAGCCGGACCTCCTGGTGCTCGACGAGCCGACCAGCGGCCTGGACCCGCTCATGCAACAGGAGTTTCTGGCTCTGGTGAGCGAGGCCAGGGATGCCGGCCAGACCGTGTTCCTCTCCTCGCACGTGGTCAGCGAGATCCAGCAGGCCGCCGACGAGGTCGCGATTCTGCGCGACGGTCGCATCATCACGGTGGCGGGGGTCGAAGCCGTGCGGGACACGGCCATCCGCCACCTCCGGCTGAGCGCAACCGGCCTGACCATCGCCGACCTGGAGGGCCGGCTGGTCAACCTGGCCGGCATGGACGAGCTAGACTGCCGCCCGACGGAGACTGGCGCCGAGGCCACTGCCGTCTTCAGCGGCGCGATCACCCCGTTTGTGCAGGCCATCGCCACCCTCAGCCTCACCGACCTGGTGATAGAGGAACCGGATCTCGAGGAAGCGGTGCTGCGCCTGTACTCGGCGCCGGAGGCCCGGCCATGA
- a CDS encoding diguanylate cyclase — MVVEQQTVDERLAWVERQYWIDKDVALAAAQDWLAELGPGKHGALSRRLEVQVASIMTRRGDPRQGAAEVQHILRWAERHGELALQSRCHDVLGSIFELVGDRALSLEHAVATNDLMDESELPLMRSAARLTLADALGSAGSFDEARRRYNEALRMVIDDPETSIRYQILNNLAYTEYLAGNHDEALAAVESLISLSALNERPIGMYARDTIARVYLTAGRLKDAAATLVAALEAQPVDYHPDSIACALVTLAETYRRQGRFDQAQAVIDRCRELTTEHTLVRWATEATREQAEIHAETGDFKAAFEAYRSYHEQSIALGASENEARGRILEAMFQTAESRRESEHYREMAERDPLTELPNRRFVDEHLNVLLALLREGGAPVSIAMLDVDRFKRINDTLSHEVGDQVLRELGRILAEAMAPVPGAVAARLGGEEFLLIMPGLDATAVRTLCETVRRAVLEHDWSPIAAGLRVTASLGVARAPDDADTSSALLRAADVRMYVAKRDGRNRVVQAGD; from the coding sequence ATGGTGGTCGAGCAGCAGACGGTCGATGAGCGCCTGGCCTGGGTCGAGCGTCAGTACTGGATCGACAAGGATGTCGCGCTCGCTGCCGCCCAGGACTGGTTGGCGGAGCTGGGGCCCGGCAAGCACGGCGCACTGAGCCGCCGCCTCGAGGTGCAGGTGGCTTCGATCATGACCCGCAGGGGTGACCCCCGGCAGGGTGCGGCCGAGGTGCAGCACATCCTCCGTTGGGCTGAGCGGCACGGCGAACTCGCCCTGCAGTCCCGCTGCCACGACGTGCTCGGCTCGATCTTCGAACTCGTCGGTGATCGCGCGCTCTCGCTCGAGCACGCCGTCGCCACGAACGACCTGATGGACGAGTCCGAGTTGCCGCTGATGCGATCCGCCGCCCGGCTGACCCTGGCCGACGCCCTCGGCTCGGCGGGGTCGTTCGATGAGGCGCGCCGCCGGTACAACGAGGCGCTGCGGATGGTGATCGACGACCCGGAAACCAGCATCCGGTACCAGATACTGAACAACCTCGCCTACACCGAGTACCTGGCCGGAAACCACGACGAAGCCCTCGCCGCCGTGGAGAGCCTCATCTCGTTGTCCGCGCTCAACGAGCGCCCGATCGGGATGTACGCCCGCGACACCATCGCCAGGGTGTACCTCACCGCTGGGCGACTGAAGGATGCCGCGGCCACCCTGGTGGCGGCGTTGGAAGCCCAGCCCGTCGACTACCACCCGGACAGTATCGCGTGCGCCCTGGTGACGCTGGCCGAGACCTACCGGCGGCAGGGCCGCTTCGATCAAGCCCAGGCCGTGATCGACCGGTGCCGGGAGCTCACCACGGAGCACACCCTGGTGCGCTGGGCGACGGAGGCCACGAGGGAACAGGCCGAGATCCACGCCGAGACGGGCGATTTCAAGGCCGCGTTCGAGGCCTACCGCAGCTACCACGAGCAGTCCATCGCGCTCGGTGCCAGCGAGAACGAGGCGCGGGGGCGCATCCTCGAGGCAATGTTCCAGACCGCGGAATCCCGTCGGGAAAGCGAGCACTACCGCGAAATGGCCGAACGCGACCCGTTGACCGAGCTGCCCAACCGGCGGTTCGTCGACGAGCACCTCAACGTGCTGCTGGCCCTGCTCCGTGAGGGCGGCGCGCCCGTGTCGATCGCGATGCTCGACGTGGACCGCTTCAAGCGCATCAACGACACCCTCTCGCACGAGGTAGGTGACCAGGTGCTCCGGGAGCTCGGCCGGATTCTGGCCGAGGCGATGGCGCCGGTTCCGGGTGCCGTCGCAGCCCGTCTGGGCGGGGAGGAGTTCCTCCTGATCATGCCGGGGCTGGATGCGACCGCCGTGCGGACGCTCTGCGAGACTGTGCGGCGTGCTGTCCTGGAGCACGATTGGTCGCCGATCGCTGCCGGGCTGCGGGTCACCGCCAGCCTGGGTGTGGCCCGGGCCCCCGACGACGCCGACACCAGTTCCGCGCTGCTGCGGGCCGCGGATGTGCGCATGTACGTGGCCAAGCGCGACGGCCGCAACCGCGTCGTGCAGGCCGGCGACTGA
- a CDS encoding PLDc N-terminal domain-containing protein, translating into MSFWSSFWDFIGFFFWTFVFVSYLFALFAVIIDVFRDRTMNGWAKAVWLLFMVFVPILTVLVYVIARGRGMAERQVNAGMQEKASTDEYIRSVAGSTPAQDIAQAKQLLDSGAINQGEYAVLKDRALGNTQARSDVV; encoded by the coding sequence ATGAGCTTCTGGTCAAGTTTCTGGGATTTCATTGGATTCTTCTTTTGGACATTCGTGTTCGTGTCCTACCTGTTCGCACTCTTCGCTGTGATCATCGACGTATTCCGGGATCGCACGATGAACGGCTGGGCGAAAGCGGTGTGGCTGCTCTTCATGGTCTTCGTACCGATCCTGACGGTGCTGGTCTACGTCATCGCACGCGGCCGGGGCATGGCGGAGCGCCAGGTCAACGCCGGCATGCAGGAGAAGGCGAGCACCGACGAGTACATCCGGTCGGTCGCCGGCAGCACTCCGGCGCAGGACATCGCCCAGGCCAAGCAACTCCTCGATTCCGGAGCGATCAATCAGGGCGAGTACGCGGTTCTCAAGGACCGCGCGCTGGGCAACACCCAGGCCCGTTCCGACGTGGTCTGA
- a CDS encoding MFS transporter, producing the protein MNVPAPETTAVKLPEAERRLPVLALVLMALSGFIIIMTETLPAGLLPQLATDFQISDGTAGQLITVYALGTVVAAIPTIAMTRGASRKPLLVIGLLGFFVANTLTAIAPTLVIALVVRFIAGAFSGLIWGMLAGYARRIAAPEHAGRALAIAMAGTPVALSIGTPLGAWLGSMVGWRWSFAGVSVLTVVVVLLVLGCVPNAPGQRSGTRVPLGRVLVIPGVAVVLGVVFAWMLAHNLLYSYIAPYLEGAGVGLRPDVTLCAFGIAALVGIWITGTLIDRSLRRLTVLSTAAFIVAGALLLALPASLPVTIVAVALWGVAFGGAATQLQTAIGDAAGESVDVANAMLTTVFNLAIFGGGAIGALLVDGSGPAALPIAMIALSAVALVIVILGRRHAFPSRRKVAV; encoded by the coding sequence GTGAACGTACCAGCACCCGAAACCACCGCCGTGAAACTGCCGGAGGCCGAACGTCGCCTGCCCGTTCTCGCCCTCGTTCTGATGGCCCTCAGCGGGTTCATCATCATCATGACCGAGACGCTTCCGGCCGGCCTGCTTCCCCAACTCGCCACCGACTTCCAGATCAGCGACGGCACCGCCGGCCAGCTCATAACCGTCTACGCCCTCGGCACCGTCGTCGCCGCGATTCCCACGATCGCGATGACGCGGGGCGCGTCCCGCAAGCCGTTGCTGGTCATCGGGTTGCTTGGCTTTTTCGTTGCCAACACGCTCACGGCGATCGCGCCGACACTCGTGATCGCCCTCGTCGTGCGCTTCATCGCCGGAGCATTCTCCGGCCTGATCTGGGGCATGCTCGCGGGCTACGCGCGTCGAATCGCCGCCCCCGAGCATGCAGGCCGCGCCCTCGCGATCGCGATGGCCGGCACTCCGGTCGCGCTCTCAATCGGTACGCCGCTCGGCGCGTGGCTCGGCTCGATGGTGGGCTGGCGGTGGTCCTTCGCGGGCGTCTCCGTGCTGACCGTGGTCGTGGTGCTGTTGGTGCTTGGGTGTGTGCCGAACGCCCCAGGGCAGCGATCAGGCACCAGAGTTCCCCTCGGGCGCGTGCTTGTGATCCCGGGTGTCGCCGTGGTCCTCGGTGTGGTGTTCGCGTGGATGCTCGCCCACAATCTGCTCTACTCCTACATCGCGCCGTACCTCGAAGGCGCGGGAGTCGGTCTGCGCCCCGACGTTACCCTGTGCGCCTTCGGCATCGCCGCACTCGTCGGCATCTGGATCACGGGCACCCTCATCGACCGATCGCTCCGACGCCTTACCGTCTTGAGCACGGCGGCCTTTATCGTCGCCGGCGCGCTGTTGCTCGCCCTGCCGGCTTCACTGCCGGTGACGATCGTCGCGGTGGCGCTGTGGGGCGTCGCGTTCGGCGGCGCCGCTACACAGCTGCAGACGGCGATCGGAGATGCGGCCGGCGAGAGCGTCGACGTTGCCAACGCGATGCTCACAACCGTGTTCAACCTCGCCATCTTCGGCGGCGGGGCGATCGGCGCGCTCCTCGTCGATGGCAGCGGACCGGCAGCGCTCCCCATCGCGATGATCGCCCTCTCCGCGGTCGCCCTTGTGATCGTCATCCTCGGCCGAAGGCACGCCTTCCCGTCACGCCGGAAAGTTGCCGTGTAG
- a CDS encoding TetR/AcrR family transcriptional regulator, producing the protein MAQQGRPRTFVEEEVLDAAMQVFWRHGYEASSIAQLRAATGLSSASLYGAFGSKEGLFERAIEHYIAGPGRVSELVGDLRLGPLDALGRMIHGTIEMQSDLAHPGGCLVALSATVGAGGDDDVAARSVVAARRAEDRAGIEACIRRGVAAGAIPADRDPVASAILVHSFVLGVSTQLLDAVPPAALHTAADLLLNGLRR; encoded by the coding sequence ATGGCACAACAGGGACGACCGCGGACCTTCGTCGAGGAGGAGGTGCTCGACGCCGCGATGCAGGTGTTCTGGCGGCACGGGTACGAGGCGTCGTCCATCGCGCAGCTCCGTGCGGCGACCGGGCTCTCATCGGCGAGCCTCTACGGCGCCTTCGGGTCGAAGGAGGGCCTGTTCGAGCGTGCGATCGAGCACTACATCGCCGGTCCGGGACGGGTGAGCGAACTCGTCGGCGACCTGAGACTCGGCCCTCTCGACGCGCTCGGCCGGATGATTCACGGCACGATCGAGATGCAGTCCGACCTGGCGCATCCGGGCGGGTGTCTCGTGGCGCTCTCAGCGACCGTTGGGGCGGGCGGCGACGATGACGTCGCAGCGCGGAGTGTCGTCGCCGCACGTCGGGCGGAGGATCGAGCGGGCATCGAGGCCTGCATCCGTCGAGGCGTCGCTGCCGGCGCAATCCCTGCCGACCGTGATCCTGTGGCCTCGGCGATCCTGGTGCACTCCTTTGTGCTGGGGGTCTCCACGCAACTGCTCGACGCTGTGCCGCCGGCCGCGCTGCACACCGCTGCCGACCTCCTCCTCAACGGCCTCCGTCGGTAG
- a CDS encoding SDR family oxidoreductase — translation MTDLQNPTTAFHTGGFPLQQQEQPGLTGATVPRPDHGEDSYVGTGKLQGKRALVTGGDSGIGRAVAIAFAREGADVAISYLPEEHDDAEDTAALVRAAGRSAVLLAGDIRSEQHCIDIVEHTTAQLGGLDILVLNAAYQENRNGLETLETKEFDRVFKTNLYATLWIARAAIPHLTPGSSIITTTSIQASSPSPELIDYAMTKAALVAFTQALAQQLGSTGVRVNAVAPGPIWTPLIPATSWPDKLPTFGQDTPLGRAGQPAELASAYVYLASQDSSFTSGAVLPVTGGRGF, via the coding sequence ATGACCGACCTCCAGAACCCCACCACCGCCTTCCACACCGGCGGCTTCCCCCTGCAGCAGCAGGAACAGCCCGGCCTGACCGGGGCCACCGTCCCTCGCCCCGACCACGGCGAAGACAGCTATGTCGGCACCGGCAAGCTCCAGGGCAAGCGGGCGCTGGTCACCGGCGGCGATTCCGGGATCGGCCGTGCCGTCGCCATCGCCTTTGCGCGGGAGGGCGCCGACGTGGCCATCTCGTACCTGCCCGAAGAGCATGACGACGCCGAAGACACCGCGGCCCTGGTGCGCGCCGCCGGGCGGAGCGCCGTGCTGTTGGCCGGCGACATCCGCAGCGAACAGCACTGCATCGACATCGTTGAGCACACGACGGCCCAACTGGGCGGCCTCGACATCCTGGTGCTGAACGCGGCCTACCAGGAGAACCGGAACGGTCTGGAGACCCTGGAGACCAAGGAATTCGACAGGGTCTTCAAGACCAACCTCTATGCGACGCTGTGGATCGCCCGCGCCGCGATCCCGCACCTCACGCCGGGCTCCTCGATCATCACCACCACCTCGATCCAGGCGTCCAGCCCGTCACCGGAACTGATCGACTACGCCATGACCAAGGCTGCGCTGGTGGCGTTCACCCAGGCGCTCGCCCAGCAGCTGGGATCCACCGGGGTGCGGGTCAACGCCGTCGCGCCCGGACCGATCTGGACGCCGCTGATCCCCGCGACGTCCTGGCCGGACAAGCTGCCCACCTTCGGCCAGGACACCCCGCTGGGCCGGGCCGGTCAGCCCGCCGAACTGGCGTCTGCCTACGTATACCTGGCGTCGCAGGATTCGTCGTTCACCTCGGGCGCCGTGCTGCCGGTCACGGGCGGGCGCGGCTTCTAG
- a CDS encoding bifunctional diguanylate cyclase/phosphodiesterase, with the protein MRVNWRDRRLRGDGDRWLIWAVFVLVAAYTVGLLLHGAGPNPLVDIWLSVLTQWVPAAVFWLAAVRTRFARGDVLFATLAVTFNAAADTYEVTAMDAAGGLAFPSPADVGYLLFYPLMLAALVALVRSQMRGLAWSVLLDSAVGALGAAAVLAALLAPVLTEAVDESAILATAIAVAYPGFDLLLVAVIAGIAAAPGLRIGPRWAFLVGGLVVFAAADVVYALVEVSGTYLVGLPLDAAWALGLALMVVWVDAAGRPHRGPSAGDRKTPALFVPAVAVAAGLGILILGTQVVQPVAAVILASLTVSLAAIPLVFRQRLLRRQARTDDLTGLPNRRALYADAPALLTLSRDATRQRHSALLLLDLDRFKEVNDSLGHDVGDRLLVQVSDRLAAALPPDATLARLGGDEFAILLVNAGEAEATTVALSLRDALAQTFSLEGLAVQTSASIGIALFPEQGHDLGDLLRRADMAMYKAKSGRGGHHVYQSEDDSHGDTRLRTLQELRLAVSDDQLVVYYQPKISLRTGEVTGVEALVRWQHPTRGLLLPVDFLDLAEESGLMHALTRIVLGTALDQAVLWQNAGRSLTIAVNISASSLVNVEFPEEIVRMVTARRLPASALMLEITEDFLMSDRGRARDVLSRLREAGIQIAVDDFGTGYSSLSYLRDLPIDELKLDRSFVVPMADDARAASLVASTIDLAHSLGLRMVAEGVESSVAYDELARYGCDHAQGFFMSQPIPALELERWLAARHDLEPGSADRIRLLP; encoded by the coding sequence GTGAGGGTGAACTGGCGTGACCGGAGGCTTCGCGGCGACGGGGACCGTTGGCTGATCTGGGCCGTTTTTGTGCTGGTGGCGGCGTATACCGTCGGCCTGCTGCTGCACGGTGCGGGGCCGAACCCCCTCGTCGACATCTGGCTGAGCGTACTCACCCAATGGGTGCCCGCCGCGGTCTTCTGGCTGGCCGCCGTGCGCACCCGCTTCGCCCGCGGCGACGTGCTGTTCGCCACACTCGCGGTGACGTTCAACGCCGCCGCAGACACCTACGAGGTGACCGCGATGGATGCCGCGGGCGGGTTGGCGTTCCCGTCCCCGGCCGATGTCGGCTACCTGCTCTTCTACCCGCTGATGCTCGCCGCCCTGGTCGCGCTGGTGCGCAGTCAGATGCGCGGCCTGGCCTGGTCGGTCCTGCTGGACAGCGCCGTCGGCGCCCTGGGTGCCGCCGCGGTCCTCGCCGCCCTCCTCGCCCCGGTACTCACCGAAGCGGTTGACGAGTCGGCGATCCTGGCGACGGCCATCGCGGTGGCCTACCCGGGCTTCGACCTGCTCCTGGTCGCCGTCATCGCCGGTATCGCCGCCGCTCCGGGCTTGCGCATCGGCCCGCGCTGGGCCTTCTTGGTCGGCGGCCTCGTCGTCTTCGCCGCCGCCGACGTGGTCTACGCGCTCGTCGAGGTGAGCGGCACCTACCTCGTCGGCCTGCCGCTCGACGCGGCGTGGGCGCTCGGACTCGCGCTGATGGTCGTGTGGGTCGACGCCGCCGGCCGCCCGCACCGCGGCCCCTCCGCCGGGGACCGCAAGACCCCGGCCCTCTTCGTGCCCGCCGTCGCCGTTGCCGCCGGACTGGGCATACTGATCCTCGGCACGCAGGTGGTGCAACCCGTTGCCGCGGTCATCCTGGCCAGCCTCACCGTGTCCCTGGCCGCGATCCCGCTGGTGTTCCGGCAGCGATTGCTGCGCCGGCAAGCCCGAACGGACGACCTGACCGGCCTGCCTAACCGGAGGGCGCTCTACGCGGATGCGCCGGCGCTGCTCACACTCAGCCGCGACGCAACGCGGCAACGGCACAGCGCGCTGCTGCTGCTCGACCTCGACAGGTTCAAGGAAGTCAACGACAGCCTCGGCCACGACGTCGGCGACAGGCTGCTGGTGCAGGTGAGCGACCGTCTGGCCGCGGCGCTGCCGCCGGACGCCACGCTGGCCCGTCTCGGCGGTGACGAGTTCGCCATCCTGCTGGTGAACGCCGGCGAGGCCGAGGCGACCACCGTGGCGCTGAGTCTGCGCGACGCGCTCGCGCAGACCTTCAGCCTCGAGGGGCTGGCCGTGCAGACCAGCGCCAGCATTGGCATAGCCCTCTTCCCCGAGCAGGGCCACGACCTCGGCGACCTGCTGCGCCGGGCCGACATGGCGATGTACAAGGCCAAGTCCGGCCGGGGCGGTCACCACGTGTACCAGTCCGAAGATGACAGCCACGGCGACACCAGGCTGCGCACCCTGCAGGAACTGCGCCTGGCCGTGTCCGACGACCAGCTCGTGGTGTACTACCAACCCAAGATCAGCCTGCGAACCGGCGAGGTGACCGGGGTCGAGGCTCTGGTGCGTTGGCAGCATCCCACCCGCGGCCTGTTGCTGCCCGTGGACTTCCTCGACCTCGCCGAGGAATCGGGGTTGATGCACGCGCTCACCCGGATCGTGCTGGGTACGGCACTCGATCAGGCCGTGCTCTGGCAGAACGCCGGCCGCTCCCTGACCATCGCGGTCAACATATCGGCCAGCTCGCTGGTGAACGTCGAGTTCCCCGAGGAGATCGTGCGGATGGTCACCGCACGCCGGCTGCCGGCGTCGGCGCTGATGCTGGAGATCACCGAGGACTTCCTGATGAGCGACAGGGGCCGAGCCAGGGACGTGCTCAGCCGGCTCCGGGAGGCCGGGATCCAGATCGCCGTCGACGACTTCGGCACCGGCTACAGCTCGCTCTCCTACCTGAGGGACCTGCCCATCGACGAACTCAAGCTGGACCGCTCCTTCGTGGTGCCGATGGCCGACGACGCCCGCGCCGCGTCCCTGGTGGCGTCCACCATCGACCTGGCCCACAGCCTGGGCCTGCGGATGGTCGCCGAGGGTGTGGAGAGCAGTGTTGCGTACGACGAGCTGGCCCGGTACGGCTGCGATCACGCGCAGGGCTTCTTCATGTCACAGCCGATTCCGGCCCTGGAGCTGGAGCGTTGGTTGGCGGCTCGCCACGATCTGGAACCGGGGTCAGCGGACCGAATCCGGCTTCTGCCGTGA
- the ykgO gene encoding type B 50S ribosomal protein L36 — protein MKVRNSLGSMKKMQGSQTVRRHGRTYVINKLNPRFKARQG, from the coding sequence ATGAAGGTACGAAATTCACTGGGTTCGATGAAGAAGATGCAGGGTTCACAGACGGTGCGGCGCCACGGGCGCACATACGTCATCAACAAGCTGAATCCCCGATTCAAGGCTCGCCAGGGTTGA
- the soxR gene encoding redox-sensitive transcriptional activator SoxR, whose protein sequence is MSSNDLLPIGQIAARAGVPVSTVRYYETQGLIPATRSNGNARLFPRHVLRRIALIQVSVRYGISLAEVAETLKELPDSRPPSRAEWSTISASWGEHLARQQAVLERMQAELTGCIGCGCLSQTRCAVVNSDDRLRTDGAGPRRVLDVPEAAGAE, encoded by the coding sequence TTGTCCAGCAACGACCTCCTGCCGATCGGGCAGATTGCCGCCCGCGCCGGAGTGCCCGTCTCCACCGTGCGCTACTACGAGACGCAGGGCCTGATCCCGGCGACACGTTCGAACGGCAATGCGCGGCTCTTTCCGCGCCACGTCCTGCGGCGCATCGCCCTCATCCAAGTCTCGGTGCGTTACGGGATCTCGTTGGCCGAGGTTGCCGAGACGCTGAAAGAGCTGCCGGACAGCCGCCCGCCCAGCCGGGCCGAGTGGAGCACCATCTCCGCCAGCTGGGGCGAGCACCTCGCCCGGCAGCAGGCGGTGCTCGAGCGGATGCAGGCCGAGCTGACCGGCTGCATCGGTTGCGGCTGCCTGTCCCAGACCCGGTGCGCCGTGGTGAACTCCGACGACCGGCTGCGCACCGACGGCGCCGGCCCCCGCCGGGTGCTGGACGTGCCGGAGGCAGCCGGCGCGGAATAA
- a CDS encoding superoxide dismutase → MTAYTLPQLTYDYAALEPAISGRIMELHHSKHHQAYVTGANAALDQLAQARESGNLTFVNKLQKDLSFNLGGHVNHSIFWTNMSPNGGDMPTGELAAAIDDTFGSFEKFQAHFTAVAMGVQGSGWSILAWDTLGQQPIIVQLYDQQGNLPAGIVPLLMLDVWEHAYYLDYQNVRADYVKAFWTVTDWANVSARFEKARDTTSGLITL, encoded by the coding sequence ATGACCGCATATACGCTTCCTCAGCTGACCTATGACTACGCCGCCCTCGAGCCCGCCATCAGCGGACGCATCATGGAGCTCCACCACAGCAAGCACCACCAGGCCTATGTGACCGGCGCCAACGCCGCACTCGACCAGCTTGCGCAGGCCCGCGAATCCGGCAACCTCACCTTCGTCAACAAGCTGCAGAAGGACCTCTCCTTCAACCTCGGCGGTCACGTGAACCACTCCATCTTCTGGACCAACATGTCCCCGAACGGTGGCGACATGCCCACCGGCGAGCTCGCTGCCGCGATCGACGACACCTTCGGTTCGTTCGAGAAGTTCCAGGCGCACTTCACGGCCGTGGCCATGGGCGTCCAGGGCTCCGGCTGGTCGATCCTCGCGTGGGACACCCTGGGCCAGCAGCCCATCATCGTGCAGCTCTACGACCAGCAGGGCAACCTCCCCGCCGGCATCGTGCCGCTGCTCATGCTCGACGTCTGGGAGCACGCCTACTACCTCGACTACCAGAACGTGCGCGCCGACTACGTCAAGGCGTTCTGGACCGTCACCGACTGGGCCAACGTCTCCGCTCGCTTCGAGAAGGCGCGCGACACCACCTCGGGCCTGATCACGCTCTAA
- a CDS encoding pyridoxal 5'-phosphate synthase translates to MSDTLRARLRALPDFPDNLPLFDPATAPADPVELFLDWLEAALAAGVRQPHAFSLATVGASADSVLGETGGAPSSRMLILKDVDDDGWQFASSRTSRKGRELTANPQAAMNFYWSELGRQVRLVGPVVELSAKGSARDWAERPAADGTPNPAWQLYALRPTELEFWQARADRNHTRHRIQVREP, encoded by the coding sequence GTGAGTGACACCTTGAGAGCACGGCTCCGCGCCCTGCCCGACTTCCCAGACAACCTGCCACTGTTCGACCCGGCGACCGCCCCGGCCGACCCGGTGGAACTGTTCCTCGACTGGCTCGAGGCGGCGCTCGCCGCCGGGGTGCGGCAGCCGCACGCGTTCAGCCTCGCGACCGTCGGCGCATCCGCCGATAGCGTGCTCGGCGAGACGGGCGGGGCTCCGTCGTCGCGGATGCTCATCCTCAAGGACGTCGACGACGACGGCTGGCAGTTCGCCAGTTCCCGCACCTCGCGCAAGGGCCGTGAGTTGACGGCCAACCCGCAGGCCGCGATGAACTTCTACTGGTCGGAGCTCGGCCGTCAGGTGCGGCTGGTCGGCCCGGTCGTGGAGCTCTCGGCAAAGGGCTCCGCCCGGGACTGGGCCGAACGCCCCGCTGCCGACGGCACCCCCAATCCGGCCTGGCAGCTCTACGCGCTGCGCCCGACCGAACTGGAGTTCTGGCAGGCGCGAGCCGACCGCAACCACACTCGCCACCGCATCCAGGTTCGCGAACCGTGA